AACGTAGCTATACACAATAATACCAACGTCAATATCAGCATGCGAAGTAGCTAGCTACCTGTAAAATCACCTAAAGAAACTGCAATTTACGAGTCTACAATCTCAACCATGTTCAACTTGCAGTTCCTCTCAGTCTACCTCAGAGCCCAGGGTGAAGACGTTGCTATGGTAACAACGGTcctttcacacagacacacaaggcGCATTGGGTGTAGGGTTGCCAGGTCTAGCTAAATTCTCCAGCGAATGACTACACAAAACCCGATCAAAAGGACTGAAAACTATGACCCTATTTTTTTTTCGCAGCAAGAGAGGAGTTGTCACATATATTTTTAGATACGTCATATTAGTTAGCTAGTGCTGTTAGTTTGTTGTTCTCACATCACTTGTCATGACGTGCGTAGCTCTACTCTCAGTCACGTGACTCAGCTGCCTGCTATACCGCTCTTCCAACACACAGGTTAGCGGTCAAAACACTtaagacacaccctatcccctcagctctcaaattaagtggacacttctgatgacgtgtgatgacgtctgacgagtatacacttgcagggcgaGGGGCGAAggaatactctactaacaaaaaagttgttagaattataagtgtatgtatgtcccttaaggtccttgtgtaatgtgatattgtacccatAGCCCAATTGTCatttgtatattatttatatataattgtgttcccacatgtacttcctgtattgatttattgttaataaaaaaaatatggggaaaaaagagggaggaaggaatgatttttagAAATGGACGACCCATGGTCGGAAATTCGGCACTCGTTCATCCCGcaatgattgtgttttcagccaccggtagcttgtgggtgctttataggCACTACAGACAATTACgagtgcatgtctacttatattaaatatataattattaatatacgcctacagtatgatagctagcaaattaattaacTAAcggtagcctgcctagctggaacttctgaaggaaaatgttttaattctacaatttccaaaagataaacatgcaatatgtttttgtttggttatgtGCATTAGTAGaacaatttctaacttatttgcattcgtttttacttacacttgtatgttgacttctccattgatgttgtttttaaaTTTTTGCGGACTTTTCTTAGCAGATGTAAAATCTcgcaaattgaattatggggagtttcaggccccagaatgaacataattgtacactcgcaaagccgactaaaaacgagggctgaggggcttacgttgcaaacttcccttgcttggctaatcatttggatcACCCTCCAAGATGGCCACGGGGATTCtcccaagggcataaggcgaaGGTAAGTGtacgagggtgtgtcttttaagtgtttggactgcAGAGTGTGGCTGCATTCCAAACAACTTAAACgacacaccctctcccctcagtcctcaaattaagtggacacttctgatgacgtaccatgacgtctgacgagtttacacttgcagggcaagggaggAAGGAATTCATTTGAAATGGACCGCCTTTGTCCAGTAATTCATTACTCGTTCGGCCCGCAActattgtgttttcagccaccggtagttgtcggtgctttatatgcgctacagtcaattatgattgcatttcATATCTTGGCTAGAAGAGCACGCATCCGCAGACATCGAATATTAGCCATCCTACTATATCAGGTAATCTAAAATTACAATGTATAAGTGTGATGTCAGGGGGGGCGTTATGTGCGCAAGTTAAcgtttccaaaagctaaccaaacaaaaacatcattacGTGTTTGAGacgtcatgtgcattagtagcacaatttccaacttatttacatttgttttacttacgcttgtatgttgacttctccatattaatgttggttttaagttttggtggacttttcttagcggatgtacaatcatcgtgaattgaattatggggcgtttcaggccaggagtgaacataattgtacactcgcaaagccGACTAAAAACGAGGGCTTAGGGGCTTACATTgccaacttcccttgcttggctaatcatttggaacAACGACAAAGATGGCCACGGGGATTCCCCtaagggcataaggcgagggtaagtcGAGGAGGGTGTGTCATTTATGAGTTTGAAACGCAGCCTGAGGGTGACTTCCAGAGAATGGGAAGGGGATCAATAAACCCATCAATTTTGGGGGACACACTTGACTTGAATGATGCAATTCATGTTCTACTTAAgaaataaggcccgaggaggtgtggtatatgaccaatataccacggctaagagctgttcttaggcacgaagCAACGCTATTCTAAACTGTTTACCAAAATAATTAGAGCAGCAAAAATAACtggttttgtcatacccgtggtatacttaagtgataatgcccgagaagccggtgtttggaggatatatagGCACAGGTGTTGTTAACTTTAactcctacatgtacatatcacctcaactacctcgactaacctgtgcccccacacattgactctgtaccagtaccccctgtatatagccttgctactgttattttactgctgctctttaataatttgttatttttatttaaaaaatgtacttatctattttttacttaacacttatttttcttaactgcattgttggttaagggcttgtaagtaagcatttcaccgttaggtctacacctgttgtattcggcgcatgtgacaagtaatttgatttgatttatgggATTAAACTTCGCTCTGAAGCCGGCAGCGTTGCTGGCTCAGTCAAAGTGATTATCGGAGTGTCTAATTAGCCCCTACCTACACCCTCCATAATTTTCACTCCCCCAGTTTTGGGACACTTGTGCATAGGGCGGAGACGCACGGGAACGTGCAAATGGAGGGCCGAGGGGaaggggttgatttgggattcagcgacacacacctctctggccCTGCCCTCCACTCACTCAATCAGCAACAGCCTGCTTCACTGCCTGATAGTCAGCAGCAGCAGGTCACagtgaaaataataataaaacatttttaaaattatgaGAAATGTCATGGCTGACGCGGTGCAATTTAGAAGTAGCCCAAAAACCCACAATCAATACATTTTCACCCGTGACATTGTTTTCAAAGTAGCCCAACTGCTAGAAAACTATGGTCATGGCAACACTGATTGCATAATGGTACTTGATGGAAAAACTGAGATGAATAATTTGGTACACTGTTTAGATTGAGCACATCTAAGCGAGATATATACTTTGTCATGACGATATAAGCGGATGGAACTGTTCTAGACCAAGGTGATCTCAAACCTTTTGTGGCCGGGGACCCcttttgtgatagcaaattcatcAGGGACCCCTCATAATCAGAACACATCTCGAGTGCGTTCTGATAGCCTATAAGGAGTTTTACTATGACGTCTGAAATCCATGGCTGGACGAACCAGGTATCGGGCCCGGGGAGAGAACATTTGAAAAGCCTGCCTCTTGGCACTAttcaagctaatttcctgcaattctacacattttgtcatggggcagagatatttgttgttgttgcagctttaaagcgaatatcctgcaattctacacattttgccatgagtcAAAGAGAAAacattgcagttttaaagcttaaattacagtgcatttatgtttaaaaaaatacatttggggAATAGTATTGAGTTGAAAAGTGGATAATTAGGAGTACTGTGGATACACATATCCCTATGAGCCAGGCCCATGTTGCCCAGGGTTAAGAAcatacattgtagattaataataTTACATTGTCTTGTATTATTACACACTTTAAAAACATTCCACAGATCTCTTGGCCAAAAGTAGTTTAATCTGTTAGTaatattcattaaaaaaatgCAATGTATaataaaaaagtatatattttgaGATCTGGCCGCGGACCCCCTGCAGTACTTCCGCGGACCCCACTTTGAGAGCCCCTGTTCTAGACAAGTATGCCCATACCATCTATTGGCTGATCTGGCGATCTGGAGTGCAGgtaattgttttatatttacattttaatcatttagcagacgctcttatccagagcaactaacAGTAGTGAgcgcatacattttttttaagcGTTATGAAATGTGATATTGTCTTATCACCTATCTCCAGTGATTAGAACCTTATAGGTTTGACAAGTTCCTACACGATTTCCTGATTTCATAGACGGACCACTTAGAAGTTAAATCATGGTGAAAATAGTTATTTTACACACTAATAGAACATACACTATCCTCAAACTGACAGGAGTTTCATGTTTCACTTCTGGGGGTGGATTATCCTTTTAACCCTATGGGGTTCAGCTGTGCTCTCAGCATCACTAATCACAGCTTTCAAAACCACAGAAATACAGGGAGCTGACTCTCTCTCCGACTTTCTCTACAATAACTGAATAAACAATCCCTACTACTGTACCTCCATTCTGTCTCCACCAGGATCCGTCTCTGTCTACATCAGACCTATGATCCTGTCCCCAGATGGTTCCCTACTAGCCCTGCTCCTCTCTCAATCCATCCCTCCTTTAAACCTCTACCTCCTCCCACTTCTACCCATccacttctctccctccactccctcctctTTCAATCTCATCCTCCTTgcatcccctctctcctccacatgaCAGGTTCATATCACCAGGGCTGTCAATCAGCAGGCCACTGGTGAGAGAGGCCATGTTGACTGACAGACTCACACTACATCGAGAgacggggaggagggagagaggatggatcgGTACAAGGGATGAGGTAGTGTTGAGTAATtggagggaggagaaagggggggGTATGtacatgtgagagagagagatgaatcaGGGGAGTAAAAGCGAGcaagagaaagaaagcgagagaggaaGTAGCAGAATAATACCCTTTATAGACAGAACGCCACTACAGTAACGTTTCGATAGCAACAACTGATAACCTTTAAGACAATTTAAAAAAGTGCAGCATCAGAAGCGTCTGTACTTTTTCAGACAGTAGAATTCTGCTCCGGCATAGAATGTTCTGTATCGTTTCCCTGACGACAATAAACGTTCCTGATTGCTGTGTTGTTTTTCTGCTGTTTTTTTATGGTGGGGAAGCTAGATGTGTTTTCTTTCTACTAAATGTCTGGGTGAGTCACAGTATTTAATGAACTTTAACATATTTTTTTTAGGAGAGTGGTCTGCGCacaggcagcaggcaggcaggttACGAGCAGGCATCTCAAGATTATTATTTACAGTTCGCCTAATGATTGATGTTAGTCCCACTTCAGAAGTGGCATTCCTTTATAGACAAGTAAAATGCCCGTTTTAGTGGCGCTTTGAATTTCCAGAGAAGGTTCCGTGTCAGCATTTCAAAAGCTGTAGTATATGTACCCTTACAGACAAACAAACATGCCGTAGCCGAGGTGCTTTCAAGGTGCCACATTCCATATGTCTGAAAAGGGTATCATagtgtgagagacacagagaaagagagagacacacacagagagatagagagggatgcaAGGGAGATTGTGAGACTTCATGTAGAGGGAACTGAGGGGCATTTGGATAATAAAGATAGCCTCTGTGCTCATCAGAGCTCTAAGGAGACACCAGCCAAGGCTGCAGATTCCTTCCTCCCTGCACTAGACTAGCAAACAGCAATGACAGCCATActgcctccctcccacacacaacaCAATATCTCCCTTTTAAACGGTCTTCCTGTAGCTCATCATCACACTCATACATACCCAGCACAGATAAAgcctaaagtgtgtgtgtgtgatgtagtcTGTTCTCTGTCTGATGAAGCCCAGAAAGTCACCTTGAATCATATCTGTGATAAACTTGTCTTTCAATCTCTGTCCCACAGTTAGAAGCtaacttcctgcaattctacacatttaatTTTGCCAGagagaaaatgtgcagttttagagctaatctcatgctattctataccttttgccatggggcagagagtgAATGTTGCTGTTCTATAGCTAATgtaatgctattctacacattttgccatgcggctgagagaaaatgttgcagttttatagctaatttcctgaaattctacacattttgccatggggctgaTGGAAAAACAGGGGGCCCCCAACACCCCAGGGGCTGTGGGGGGTTGTGCTATGCCagtgctctcacacacactgatGGGAACAGGAGAATATTAGAAGATTGGGCTATGGATTGGTGTTGGTCGTGGGATAGGGAAAATAAATTGTGTTGGGGTGGGATAGGGTTAGTGTTGGGTTCACTGACGGTACAATACCATATGAGTATTAACCAGAGGGctatcctgcctctctctctctcacctggaaAATACTGGCTCCATATGGCGTCCTCCATGCATTCAGCAGATTGTCCTTCCCTGTGCTCACAAACCACTtgcctgaaacacacacacgttatacTTCAGATTTAGCTGATGTATCCAACCACTATACATCTCATTAGCATAATTATGTAAGTTAGGAGAGTGTATGTGAGTGTCAGTCAGAGTTCTGCGCTTGTACGTACCACAGGAGGCAAACTTGAGGGAGAGCACACAGCTCTCGTGGAGATGCAGCTGGTACTTGTCTGGTTTGGAGACATGCAGCACTTCTACATTACTGCTCTCCATGCCCACTGCCAGCCACTCTCCTGTAGGACAGTAGCCCAGAGAAAAGATCTGGAGGGAGAAAAAGCTCATTACACGACTGAACGGTGCTCATCTGACAAAGATTATCATCTGCATCATCATGGAGATATGATacaacagagaggaacagagtgaCTGATCTGAAATAGAGGCTGATAGCTACACTATCATATTAAGGTGAAGTCTTCTCAGAAAGACAGTCCTGAGTTAGtcatagctagcgttagccagTCTCACAACGTCTCAGGTGTTTCATCAGTACCTGTGAGGTGAAGTCGTGCTGCTGCAGCTGTCGTCCCTCTCTCAGGTCCCAGCAGCGTACTGTGTTGTCCAGCCCTCCCGTCCACAGTTTGGTCCCATCGTTGGAGATGTCAATACAGCTGGCCCCGTCAGTGTGGCCCTGGAACTGCCTGGGGAGCAGAGATACAATCAACATCAACCCAGAGCCATTCAGATGTGATCCATAGTCATCTAGCCCACTGCCCtgctctcctccccctctaccctcctctcttctgctgCCCTGGCTGTGCAGGTCCCAGACCCTGATGTccccccccacctctctacccctcctaaCCTTCTATTTATCCCCCTtacccccttctcctctccttacCTAACCAGGGTCTGGTTGTGCAGGTCCCAGACTACGATGTTTCCGTCGCTGCAGCAGGAGAAGCAGACCTTGTTGTCGGGGGAAATGGCCAGAGCGTAGCAGGCCGGGGCAGAAGACGTCAACTCCGCCTTGATGCGGGGAGTGGGTGTGGCCAAGTCCCAGATTGACAGTGTGCTAGCCTCACCTCCAACGATGAGTGTCCGCCCATCAGGGAGAATCTTACATGAGCGGATGTAGTTATCCCTGTTCTGATTGGTGGAAAGAGAGAACATATGTATTGGACAGCTAAAACAATCAATGTGATTGGTTAAGCCTTTTAAAGTTTGTGTCCACTCACCAGACAGTCGAGCTGGGCCATGGCACTCTTGCTGCCAGGCTGGCTGATGTCCCACACCTTGACACAGCCCTTGCCGCCGGTGTAGACATGGCGTGTGGAGGTGCTGATGGTGACGGCACACACCACCTCTCCATGGTTCAGAGTGTGGATCTGCCGGGCATGCCGAGGGATGCCCGGGCCCATCAGGGCGTCCGGAGGGAAAGGCACCGGCTGCATCTGTCCATCCGCACTTACATGGAAAGAGTAGGCACtggtgagagaggaggaaaacagagggagggaagTAGGAGAAAATGGAACGAGTGCCATCCACTGAAATAGAAATCTGTATATTATTACAAACAGTCATGCAAAAGCATTGAAGACTGTCAACACTGCAATGGGAATGGCAATTGAGAAATATTCACCCAAACCTTGCTAATTGTTTTTACACAATAGCCTTTGGCAGAATGCAAAAGGGAAGATTGTATTACAGGGGCCAGAGTAAGAGTGCTATTTCCAATACCAAATCAGTTAGGgccgggacaataccagtattgaGAACGTTATTATCGtgggcaaggaaacaaaacacaacgCGTATTGAACTTCTTTAGGAAACAGACCTAATGATGGAAACAAACATCAATATGTTGTCTTCCAAAgtcccatttatttattttccaagctataacACACAATATCTTAAATAGAGCAAGTTTTtaaaaggaccaaagagtttggtaTGCTTCATATTTTCATTTTTGACATGAAAAcaaaatattgcgatactggtatcatcCCGGCCCTACAATCAATAGCATAGCGACGCCAAGGTTGTTGTGTAATTTTATATCTAAATTGGGAGAGCTTGCTGCTTGCCCcagctaaaacaacaacaacgaCGGTTCTCTATGtttggatggaggagaggagcgaCATACGGTTTTCCCCCAGAGGATCCACCAGGCAGTGAGGAGGACAGCCCTGGGGCCCTGAGGTGGGACCGAGAATCATATGCCACCTGGAGAGCCTAGGAGAAGGACCAAGACATGAGGAGGATTACTAAAATAATCATCCGGTGTTGTAACAGTTCAATCTCAGTAAATCCTAATCTTATCAAATTCAGTGAAATCTTGACAATTCATCCAACATAGGCTTTCAAACCAGTTACTACCACAGAAAACATTGTCAAaacagaataaggctgtaagtttTGTTTTAAACCAGTGATGCATATCTTCCATGCTTCAGGGCCCCAGTGTTTAGACTTTATTTGTTTCCTTATAATTAGTAATTGATTCACACCTGGGCTACCAGGTGGGTGCACTAACTGGCCAATTTGGGACATAATTGATCAATTAAGTGCCAGGAAGAGACAAAGAAGATAGACAATGCAGCCCTTGAGGTCTGGAGTTGTGGACACCTGCTTTAAACAGAGAGATGAGTGAGGTGTGCTAAAGAACTCACCAAGGGGCTGCGGGTGTAGACGCTGGCGGCAGCGCTGATCTGGGGCGAGAAGCCCCCGGGACTGGCTAGCTCCCCATTGATGCCTGCGAGGGACACCCCCCCAAATTGAACAGGGTACAAACTGGGGGGCACAGACAGAGGACTGCGGAGAGCTAGGGGgagggggatgaagagagggTGGATGAGAACATTTTACGTCACTGAGGACCAGAGAGGTCAGACAGGTGGGGTCTACGGAGAGTTGTGTTGGTGATATCTTATACTATAACATGTCTTTATTGCTTTTGGCTGATCACCGGTACCACAGGAGCACATTATCACAGTAGGGAGTAGGGGTGAGTTATAATGGTATTATGAGCAGATTAAAAGTATAATTATGGTATTACATGGCTATATGATCACAATAGATTAATAGGATGGTATAGCAGGGGCATAATAACAGGGGCACAGACAGAAGGTATgaaagacagacaagacagacaggtgtgtgactcACCCAGGGGGTCAGCGGAGGAGGCAACCCTGCTGACCAGGCGGAGGCAGGACGTACTGGGGCCGGGGGTAAGAGCCTCATGGTGAGACGGGGACGGGGTGCCCGACTTAGACAACGAAGACCCAGACTTCTCCACCTAAAGAGAGGTAATGAGATACAGTCATGATACACCTTCATACAGATAAGTAAGTGATAGTACTTTAATTTGTTGATGTTGGGCACCATGTTAATGCTTGACAATGAATGTATAATACCTGTGCTGGGTCCTTGGCCTTGCCCGGTGTGGGGCTGCATGGTAGGGGGGAGGACGGGACCTCGCCCGGGCTCCTGGGGGACCCTGGTAACTCCTTCCTCAGGGTGGGGGCCCGGTCCAGACCGTTCCCGTGGGGGGAGTGAGGGGGGCTGCCCGCGGGAGACGTGGGTTCCTGTGTACATAGACAGATAAGGGACTCCAGGTCACCCCAAAACTACCCAAGACCGTAGCTTCACATTAGCTGTCAAAAATCTCTAAAGCTGTAAGATTATAGACATTATAGATTACTATAGTGTCCGTATGGATTTAAGCACAAGTGTGTATGAGGCCTGTACGGTACTGTAAGTCAAACCCAGCAGACTGTCTACCTCTCTGCCACAGACACCCCAATAAAAACATTCCCATCTTCTCCCAGTGTGCTGCAGTCAGCACATCTCCTGTAGCTGTGTCTGAGCAGAACACACATCCACAGACTGTACCACAACAATCACCAGAGACATCCCCTCACACCCATTAAGAACATCtgtcgggcctcccgggtggcgcagtggtctagggcactgcatcgcagcgctagctgcgccaccagagactctgggttcgcgcccaggctttgttgcagccggctgcgaccgggaggtccgtggggcgacgcacattggcctagcgtcgtccgtgttagggagggtttggccggtagggatatccttgtctcatcgcgcaccagcgactcctgtggcgggccgggcgcagtgcacgctatccaagggagccgggtgcacggtgtttcttccgacacatggtgcggctggcttccgggttggaggcgcgctgtgttaagaagccgcacggcttggttgggttgtgtttcggaggacgcatggctttcgaccttcgtctctcccgagcccgtacgggagttgtagcgatgagacaagatagtaattactagcaattggataccacgaaaattggggagaaaagggggtaaaaaaaattaaaaaataagaaaaaaagaaCATCTGTCAAATTCTCAAATTGTTCTGTATGCAAAAATCACACGAGACTTTCCCGCTTTTGTGCATTGTGCTGCGCAGTACCAAATGCAGAAAGCTtggataaaacatatattttggtACACTGCATTACGTATTTAAACAATTAAAAATATTCTGAGGGCATAAATAAAGGAAACACACTGCAGCTATCTGATGAGAGgaggggtgtctgtgtgtgttccagagCTGTGTTCAACAGGGAGACTTTACTCACTAGGAAAGGAGAGAACAGCAGATCCTCATAATTCAGAGTGATTGGTGTCCTCATTATGAAATTATCAATTTTACCCTGTACATTTAAAAATGATCATATACACTGATTGTTTAAAGCAAAACTACCAAAACTattgctgatggtgaacctgaacaatcaATTATATTGTAAGACTTAGCAGGTAGGCTATAGCCAGATGACAGTTGTGTCTCCGGTAGCTTACTTTTATTCCGGTACATTTTCAGCAGCGCATAGATGTTAATAACCTAGCAAATTACATAGTttgtcactcaactaataaaACCTAACAACACGCAAGCCATTTTAGTATTTTAATATTGAAGGTGCCACACAGATTTGCAAGATCAGGAACAGGCAGCCTACTTCACGTTTGTCAGCGCGCGAAGCTGGGCACAGTACacagtttgactaggctactgatacTGCCTGGGGTTGTACAGCATACAAACTGATCAATGACTCAACACTTTCACACTGAAGGAGAGAGGATGCATCAGTTGTCACAAAAGATTAGGTATTTTCGGGAAAGatagaaaaaataaaaatacattttttttgtgacAAAATGTTTATTTGATCATTTTTTTCTTTGGGGAGGGCTACAGGTACACTACACAAACTCATACAATCTCATACTCTGTTCGCATTTTCCTGTTGGCTAATGCTCAAAAagaaaaaaacatccccaaaaaaGTACAGAAATATGAAGTATTGATCATTTTGATCATATTACAGaatcaaaaagtaacaataaaCCCTGTTTGCAAaggaaaataaaaacaaaagtgAGTGTCCACGCCCAACATCTCGCTGTGGATAATTCTAATGATAGAACTTCTAGTAGTAACTGTATCCACTGgtgaattgagagagagtgaggtgaTTTCCATCTAATAGCCAACATCTGTTTTGCAGCAGTGCTGCCTGCCAGCAGTAATTGTCTCTGATTAATTAGGAGATTCAAGAAACTATCATCGTTAAGTAacacagtacagtgcattcggaaagtattcagaccccatccccttttccacattttgttacgttacagccttcttctgaAAGAGATTAAATTCATtgttttcctcattaatctacacacaataccccataatgacaaagcaaaaacagctttttagaaatgtttgcaaatgtataaaaaaaagaaataccttatttacacaagtattcagaccctttgctatgagactcaattgagcccaggtgcatcctgtttccattgatcatccttgagatgtttctacaacttgattggagtctacctgtggta
This genomic window from Salvelinus namaycush isolate Seneca chromosome 8, SaNama_1.0, whole genome shotgun sequence contains:
- the LOC120052451 gene encoding transducin-like enhancer protein 4 isoform X1 codes for the protein MYPQGRHPVPIQPGQSFKFTVLETLDRIKEEFQFLQAQYHSLKLECEKLASEKTEMQRHYIMYYEMSYGLNIEMHKQAEIVKRLSAICAQIIPFLSQEHQQQVVQAVERAKQVTMAELNAIIGQQQLQHLSHHTPGIPLTPHPSGLSLGGGSGLLALTGAMGVSAHLASKDERNHLDPEHLREAAPSRSKSVSSTDSQQVEERQGPSGGYSSSQGGGDAKRRRCDDKEPLPPHYDSDGDKSEDNLVVDVSNEEPTSPAGSPPHSPHGNGLDRAPTLRKELPGSPRSPGEVPSSPLPCSPTPGKAKDPAQVEKSGSSLSKSGTPSPSHHEALTPGPSTSCLRLVSRVASSADPLALRSPLSVPPSLYPVQFGGVSLAGINGELASPGGFSPQISAAASVYTRSPLALQVAYDSRSHLRAPGLSSSLPGGSSGGKPAYSFHVSADGQMQPVPFPPDALMGPGIPRHARQIHTLNHGEVVCAVTISTSTRHVYTGGKGCVKVWDISQPGSKSAMAQLDCLNRDNYIRSCKILPDGRTLIVGGEASTLSIWDLATPTPRIKAELTSSAPACYALAISPDNKVCFSCCSDGNIVVWDLHNQTLVRQFQGHTDGASCIDISNDGTKLWTGGLDNTVRCWDLREGRQLQQHDFTSQIFSLGYCPTGEWLAVGMESSNVEVLHVSKPDKYQLHLHESCVLSLKFASCGKWFVSTGKDNLLNAWRTPYGASIFQSKESSSVLSCDVSPDDKYIVTGSGDKKATVYEVVY
- the LOC120052451 gene encoding transducin-like enhancer protein 4 isoform X3, whose translation is MYPQGRHPVPIQPGQSFKFTVLETLDRIKEEFQFLQAQYHSLKLECEKLASEKTEMQRHYIMYYEMSYGLNIEMHKQAEIVKRLSAICAQIIPFLSQEHQQQVVQAVERAKQVTMAELNAIIGQQQLQHLSHHTPGIPLTPHPSGLSLGGGSGLLALTGAMGVSAHLASKDERNHLDPEHLREAAPSRSKSVSSTDSQQVEERQGPSGGYSSSQGGGDAKRRRCDDKEPLPPHYEPTSPAGSPPHSPHGNGLDRAPTLRKELPGSPRSPGEVPSSPLPCSPTPGKAKDPAQVEKSGSSLSKSGTPSPSHHEALTPGPSTSCLRLVSRVASSADPLALRSPLSVPPSLYPVQFGGVSLAGINGELASPGGFSPQISAAASVYTRSPLALQVAYDSRSHLRAPGLSSSLPGGSSGGKPAYSFHVSADGQMQPVPFPPDALMGPGIPRHARQIHTLNHGEVVCAVTISTSTRHVYTGGKGCVKVWDISQPGSKSAMAQLDCLNRDNYIRSCKILPDGRTLIVGGEASTLSIWDLATPTPRIKAELTSSAPACYALAISPDNKVCFSCCSDGNIVVWDLHNQTLVRQFQGHTDGASCIDISNDGTKLWTGGLDNTVRCWDLREGRQLQQHDFTSQIFSLGYCPTGEWLAVGMESSNVEVLHVSKPDKYQLHLHESCVLSLKFASCGKWFVSTGKDNLLNAWRTPYGASIFQSKESSSVLSCDVSPDDKYIVTGSGDKKATVYEVVY
- the LOC120052451 gene encoding transducin-like enhancer protein 4 isoform X2 — translated: MYPQGRHPVPIQPGQSFKFTVLETLDRIKEEFQFLQAQYHSLKLECEKLASEKTEMQRHYIMYYEMSYGLNIEMHKQAEIVKRLSAICAQIIPFLSQEHQQQVVQAVERAKQVTMAELNAIIGQQLQHLSHHTPGIPLTPHPSGLSLGGGSGLLALTGAMGVSAHLASKDERNHLDPEHLREAAPSRSKSVSSTDSQQVEERQGPSGGYSSSQGGGDAKRRRCDDKEPLPPHYDSDGDKSEDNLVVDVSNEEPTSPAGSPPHSPHGNGLDRAPTLRKELPGSPRSPGEVPSSPLPCSPTPGKAKDPAQVEKSGSSLSKSGTPSPSHHEALTPGPSTSCLRLVSRVASSADPLALRSPLSVPPSLYPVQFGGVSLAGINGELASPGGFSPQISAAASVYTRSPLALQVAYDSRSHLRAPGLSSSLPGGSSGGKPAYSFHVSADGQMQPVPFPPDALMGPGIPRHARQIHTLNHGEVVCAVTISTSTRHVYTGGKGCVKVWDISQPGSKSAMAQLDCLNRDNYIRSCKILPDGRTLIVGGEASTLSIWDLATPTPRIKAELTSSAPACYALAISPDNKVCFSCCSDGNIVVWDLHNQTLVRQFQGHTDGASCIDISNDGTKLWTGGLDNTVRCWDLREGRQLQQHDFTSQIFSLGYCPTGEWLAVGMESSNVEVLHVSKPDKYQLHLHESCVLSLKFASCGKWFVSTGKDNLLNAWRTPYGASIFQSKESSSVLSCDVSPDDKYIVTGSGDKKATVYEVVY